From a region of the Chitinophaga caseinilytica genome:
- a CDS encoding glycoside hydrolase family 44 protein yields the protein MKPFYSIMACAAMVLLSSVRSSAQATRNVRFTIDASAPNRKAISPLVYGTNDHYPYAPAKRMGGNRITNYNWENNASNAGVDWVHHSDDWVPAQWNTPENQYNVPGSALKAFHNQSLQQGAYSLATLPMAGYVAKDKNGTVSENETAPSNRWVPVVARKPGGNLSLTPDVNDNAVYVDEELHFLLDSYGRSNTATGIKGYSLDNEPCLWTSTHPRLFGTTGVSVNYLMNKSYETAELIKEMDPTAEVFGPSLWGYTAYQNLQFAPDWDQVRGNYELFVHYYLANMRARGQAAGKRLLDVLDLHWYPQQNRDFGNMSPFDDDNDDNSVLGRISMSRGLWDDTYRENSWVNDASNGQIFPVLPKLKQMIADFYPGTKLGITEYSYGGTSHVSGTVAQADALGAFGTEQIYFASYWGAVIGYIKSGFDLYCNYDGNGGKFGNTSIKAQTDNRAVSAVYASVNASSDEFLHTIAINRSMTDTVVATVAFSGARQYKSASVYVVDRNSPVVRRMEDIRTVVNNSFQLKMPPMTVYHLVLSETDLTVYPYITNLTIAPAIGYSDGNARFTVSATITDSDNDMRPPTIDLSSLGGSATTPLVRNGDQYSIQYTVPANTASGMKMLTVSAADAAGHSVSGNVTYRVIRELPSTDIWNGDAIRGGEGERFNDGSDQTAGTQIIERRATGGNTDPGSLYMRFKHDPNYWGLMTWRIDPNAGGARDVSEFGYLEFYIRSNAPEYADIEFSVRDASANMNVSNSVKLKANGYISSFHPTQFTKVKIPFSDLFTGSGFDLTRLWQFNFLVNSAQDGFDVWIDDVRAVPYDNPTVQPVLSDVRINPAAGFADGITPVQLSVLASDPNNDLATVTVDLSPVGGANNQALQLVNGRYVASFTVPATTPPGPRSFHITATDQKGNTAQIPADYLVWSRASSDVIWDGDTKNPGIVHSTSNNASQLVVLPTGGNKGPINMSAHIEPNPEPFAYVFWDLAQDVDARMIDLRQKRYLNFSIRFPNTAGLGNFDLQIFLKDRFGGGSNAAFLLRDKYLTQLSANYQQVRIPLADMVNGSEIDPSKVALIGFLSEQMPNSGVDFQVDDIYLSGSPVADVEIVTQPSACGNNGRIEVKKVVPASNNYQYSIGGAAQASPVFENLQPGQFDLRITGPNNFVYVETVVIGGGQGLQGNIQVDDQAGNINLTITGGSGNYTFAWSNNATTEDLTDVPSGDYVVNVRDNVSGCTYRGTAKVTRQQAVLFTVKNAQCYPNGIITATVSNGSGVYQYYINGKANPNGINSNIFGQLEPGVYTIRVTNSNGFDYSQAVTMGGTLNDLLIAHTIDHRYGNIDITITGGSGSYRINWAHGSTVADQFGLASGQYQIEVTDRTTQCVTAMTLTVTRTGPDVTFTPTDASCNTGGTITVNTTGASAAPYQYFINGQANPAGANEPVFRNLQADVYEVSITGTNGFEKHELVVIDGWLNDMDVTSQTDHTTGAIDVTVTGGSGNYTYRWSTGATTQDVSNLATGDYWMEVTDVSVGCVTRKDFRVTRPAHPTVTFTVTNARCGANGVIGVNLSAGTPSDFRYFIDNRENPAGPANREFRNLAPGNYSIRVTGTGGFSNTQTVTVGGTLNQLVIIGTADEDGNINISVNGGSGNYQYLWSDKSTTEDLEQRAPGLYTVNVTDRTTGCSAQFTILVAASRESLWIYPNPAQEGFRVKFVIPESSEMELTVTDLFGRVLHRQVLTESQGNIYVPATKLRSGMYFVQVKSGKHKQTRPVIIAK from the coding sequence ATGAAACCATTCTACTCAATTATGGCGTGTGCCGCCATGGTGCTGCTTTCCAGCGTACGATCATCAGCCCAGGCCACACGGAACGTCCGCTTCACCATCGATGCATCCGCTCCCAACAGGAAAGCCATCAGTCCGCTGGTGTACGGCACCAACGACCATTATCCCTACGCGCCCGCCAAGCGGATGGGCGGCAACCGCATCACCAACTACAACTGGGAAAACAACGCCAGTAACGCCGGTGTCGATTGGGTGCATCATAGCGACGACTGGGTGCCGGCGCAATGGAACACGCCCGAGAACCAGTACAACGTGCCAGGTTCGGCGCTCAAGGCATTTCACAACCAATCGCTCCAGCAAGGCGCCTATTCCCTGGCCACCTTGCCCATGGCGGGTTACGTGGCGAAAGACAAAAACGGGACGGTCAGCGAAAACGAAACCGCACCCTCTAACCGATGGGTGCCGGTGGTTGCCCGCAAACCCGGCGGAAACCTGTCGCTCACGCCCGATGTGAATGATAATGCGGTGTATGTAGACGAGGAACTGCATTTCCTCCTCGACTCCTACGGCCGCAGCAATACCGCCACCGGCATCAAAGGTTATTCGCTGGACAATGAGCCCTGCCTTTGGACCAGCACCCATCCCCGGCTGTTCGGCACCACCGGCGTGTCTGTCAACTACCTCATGAACAAATCGTACGAAACGGCGGAACTGATCAAGGAAATGGACCCCACGGCCGAAGTGTTCGGCCCATCACTATGGGGTTATACGGCTTATCAAAACCTCCAGTTCGCGCCCGATTGGGACCAGGTGCGGGGCAATTACGAGCTGTTCGTGCATTACTACCTCGCCAACATGCGCGCCCGCGGCCAGGCCGCGGGGAAACGCCTGCTCGATGTGCTCGACCTGCACTGGTACCCGCAGCAAAACCGCGATTTCGGCAATATGAGCCCGTTCGACGACGATAACGACGACAATTCCGTACTGGGCCGCATTTCCATGTCGCGCGGCCTGTGGGACGATACCTACCGGGAAAATTCCTGGGTGAACGACGCTTCCAACGGACAGATTTTCCCCGTGCTGCCCAAGCTGAAGCAAATGATCGCCGACTTTTATCCCGGCACGAAGCTCGGGATCACGGAATACAGTTACGGGGGAACGAGCCACGTTTCCGGCACCGTTGCGCAGGCCGACGCGCTGGGCGCTTTCGGGACGGAACAGATCTATTTCGCTTCTTATTGGGGCGCGGTGATCGGGTATATCAAAAGCGGGTTCGATCTGTATTGCAACTACGACGGCAACGGCGGGAAATTCGGCAACACGTCCATCAAAGCGCAGACAGACAACCGCGCGGTGAGCGCGGTGTACGCATCCGTGAACGCCTCCAGCGACGAGTTCCTCCATACCATCGCCATCAACCGCAGCATGACCGATACGGTGGTAGCGACGGTGGCTTTTTCGGGAGCGCGCCAGTACAAGAGCGCATCGGTGTACGTGGTAGACAGGAATAGTCCGGTGGTGCGCAGGATGGAAGACATCCGTACCGTGGTGAACAATTCCTTCCAGCTGAAAATGCCGCCCATGACGGTGTATCACCTGGTGCTATCGGAAACCGATCTTACGGTATACCCCTACATCACGAACCTCACCATTGCGCCGGCCATCGGTTATTCTGACGGGAATGCCCGGTTTACCGTATCCGCCACCATCACGGACTCCGATAACGATATGCGCCCGCCGACGATCGACCTGAGCTCCCTGGGAGGCAGCGCCACCACGCCGCTCGTGCGCAACGGCGATCAGTATTCCATCCAATATACCGTGCCCGCCAATACCGCCTCCGGCATGAAAATGCTGACCGTTTCCGCCGCAGACGCAGCGGGGCACAGCGTTTCCGGGAACGTCACCTACCGCGTGATCCGCGAACTGCCATCCACCGACATCTGGAACGGAGATGCGATCCGCGGCGGTGAAGGCGAACGGTTCAACGACGGCAGCGATCAAACGGCCGGGACGCAAATCATCGAAAGACGGGCCACCGGCGGCAACACCGACCCGGGCAGTTTGTACATGCGGTTCAAACATGATCCCAATTACTGGGGGCTCATGACCTGGCGCATCGATCCCAATGCGGGCGGTGCGCGGGATGTAAGCGAATTCGGGTATCTCGAATTTTACATCCGTTCCAACGCTCCGGAATATGCAGACATAGAATTCAGCGTGAGAGACGCCAGCGCCAACATGAACGTTTCCAACAGCGTGAAACTGAAGGCCAACGGCTACATTTCTTCCTTCCACCCCACCCAATTCACGAAAGTAAAAATCCCCTTCTCCGACCTGTTCACCGGCTCCGGGTTCGACCTCACCCGGCTGTGGCAGTTCAATTTCCTCGTCAATTCCGCGCAGGATGGCTTTGATGTATGGATAGACGATGTGCGCGCCGTGCCGTACGACAACCCCACCGTTCAGCCGGTCCTCAGCGATGTGCGGATCAACCCTGCAGCGGGTTTCGCGGACGGCATCACCCCTGTCCAGCTCAGCGTGCTGGCCAGCGATCCGAACAACGACCTGGCTACCGTCACCGTCGATCTTTCGCCGGTCGGAGGCGCCAACAACCAGGCGCTCCAGCTGGTGAACGGAAGATATGTGGCGAGCTTCACCGTGCCGGCCACCACGCCTCCCGGCCCCCGTTCCTTCCACATCACGGCAACCGACCAGAAAGGGAACACGGCGCAGATACCGGCGGATTACCTCGTGTGGAGCCGCGCATCATCTGACGTGATCTGGGATGGTGACACCAAAAATCCCGGCATCGTCCACAGCACCAGCAATAACGCATCGCAGCTCGTGGTGCTGCCCACCGGCGGGAACAAAGGCCCGATCAACATGTCGGCGCATATCGAACCAAACCCGGAACCCTTCGCCTATGTGTTCTGGGACCTGGCGCAGGACGTAGACGCCCGGATGATCGACCTTCGCCAGAAAAGATACCTCAACTTCAGCATCCGCTTCCCCAATACCGCCGGCCTCGGCAATTTCGATCTGCAGATTTTCCTGAAAGACCGGTTCGGTGGCGGATCGAATGCCGCATTCCTGCTGCGCGACAAGTATCTTACACAATTGTCGGCCAATTATCAGCAGGTCCGCATCCCGCTCGCCGATATGGTGAACGGTTCCGAGATCGATCCGTCGAAAGTTGCGCTCATTGGATTTTTGTCGGAACAAATGCCTAACAGCGGCGTGGATTTCCAGGTAGACGATATTTACCTGAGCGGCAGCCCGGTAGCGGATGTGGAGATTGTAACGCAGCCCTCCGCATGCGGGAACAATGGCCGTATCGAAGTAAAGAAAGTGGTACCCGCATCCAATAACTATCAGTATTCCATCGGCGGCGCGGCGCAAGCCAGTCCTGTTTTCGAAAACCTCCAACCGGGGCAGTTCGACCTGCGGATCACCGGGCCGAATAATTTCGTGTACGTGGAAACGGTCGTAATCGGCGGTGGACAAGGCCTTCAGGGTAATATCCAGGTAGATGACCAGGCCGGGAATATCAATCTGACCATCACCGGCGGAAGCGGGAATTATACCTTCGCCTGGTCGAACAACGCTACTACGGAAGATTTGACAGACGTGCCTTCCGGCGATTATGTGGTGAATGTGAGGGATAACGTCAGCGGATGTACGTATCGCGGAACGGCGAAAGTGACGCGCCAGCAGGCCGTACTGTTCACCGTGAAAAACGCGCAATGCTATCCCAACGGCATCATTACCGCTACGGTAAGCAACGGCAGCGGCGTGTACCAGTATTATATCAACGGGAAAGCCAATCCGAACGGTATCAACAGCAACATTTTCGGTCAACTGGAGCCCGGTGTATATACCATCCGCGTCACGAATTCGAATGGGTTCGATTATTCCCAGGCCGTGACGATGGGCGGAACGCTCAACGACCTGCTGATCGCGCATACCATCGATCACCGCTACGGCAATATCGACATTACCATTACCGGCGGCAGCGGAAGTTATCGCATCAATTGGGCGCATGGGTCTACGGTGGCCGACCAGTTTGGCCTGGCGTCCGGACAATATCAAATCGAAGTGACCGACCGCACAACGCAATGCGTGACGGCCATGACGCTTACCGTAACGCGTACCGGCCCCGACGTGACTTTCACGCCTACCGACGCCTCCTGCAACACCGGCGGTACCATTACTGTCAACACCACCGGGGCCAGCGCGGCGCCATACCAGTATTTCATCAACGGACAAGCCAACCCGGCCGGCGCCAACGAGCCGGTATTCCGCAATTTGCAGGCGGATGTTTATGAAGTCAGCATCACGGGTACGAATGGTTTCGAGAAGCATGAACTGGTGGTGATCGATGGATGGCTGAACGACATGGACGTGACGTCGCAGACCGATCATACTACCGGCGCGATCGATGTGACCGTGACGGGTGGCAGCGGCAATTATACCTATCGCTGGTCTACCGGCGCCACCACGCAGGACGTGAGCAACCTCGCCACCGGCGATTACTGGATGGAAGTGACCGATGTATCGGTTGGATGCGTGACCAGGAAAGATTTCCGGGTGACGCGGCCCGCCCATCCCACCGTTACCTTTACTGTTACCAACGCCCGCTGCGGCGCGAACGGTGTGATCGGCGTGAACCTCAGTGCCGGTACGCCCTCCGATTTCCGGTATTTCATCGACAACCGGGAAAACCCCGCAGGCCCCGCCAACCGGGAGTTCCGCAACCTCGCACCAGGCAATTATTCCATCCGGGTAACCGGTACCGGCGGATTCTCGAACACGCAAACCGTAACGGTAGGCGGTACGCTCAACCAGCTGGTGATCATCGGCACGGCGGATGAAGACGGTAATATCAACATCAGCGTGAACGGCGGCAGCGGGAACTACCAGTACTTATGGTCCGACAAATCCACCACCGAAGACCTCGAGCAACGGGCGCCCGGTTTATATACCGTGAACGTCACAGACAGAACCACCGGTTGTTCCGCACAGTTTACCATCCTGGTGGCTGCGAGCCGGGAATCGTTGTGGATTTATCCGAACCCTGCGCAGGAGGGTTTCCGCGTCAAATTCGTCATCCCCGAATCCAGTGAAATGGAATTGACCGTGACGGACCTTTTCGGCCGTGTGTTGCACCGGCAAGTGCTCACCGAATCGCAGGGGAATATTTATGTTCCCGCAACGAAACTGCGTTCCGGCATGTATTTCGTGCAGGTGAAATCCGGGAAGCACA
- a CDS encoding ABC transporter ATP-binding protein encodes MTFLQVSDIARKDKLGFELQPLTFNVERGQKVAVMGASGSGKSTLLRMIAGWVQPDGGTILFEGEKVLGPDWKLIPGHPGIAYLSQHYELRNNYRVEELLAYANQLTDEEATRLFDICRISHLLKRKTDQLSGGEKQRISLARLLVTKPKLLLLDEPYSNLDLIHTHILKSVIRELGEAFGITSLLVSHDPDDVLPWADHLIILRDGQFVQQGSPAEVYSKPADAYAAGLLGDFQLFPPEKAKVFALMPGIVVNGRRSLVVRPEQFRFAKDGSEAIKGVVKEVMFGGSYHDVVVEVPGNLLTVRTTAPKYQKGDAVFVALPSKGIWFLPS; translated from the coding sequence ATGACGTTTTTACAAGTTTCAGATATCGCGAGGAAAGACAAGCTGGGATTCGAATTGCAGCCTTTGACTTTCAATGTGGAGCGTGGACAGAAAGTAGCCGTGATGGGCGCTTCCGGATCGGGAAAAAGCACATTGCTGCGGATGATCGCGGGATGGGTACAGCCGGATGGCGGCACCATCCTGTTCGAAGGAGAGAAGGTGCTGGGGCCGGATTGGAAATTGATTCCCGGCCACCCCGGCATCGCATACCTTTCGCAACATTACGAGCTGCGCAATAATTACAGGGTGGAAGAACTGCTCGCGTATGCGAACCAGCTGACCGACGAAGAGGCCACCCGGTTGTTCGACATCTGCCGGATCAGCCATCTCCTCAAACGGAAGACCGACCAGCTTTCCGGCGGGGAAAAGCAGCGTATTTCCCTCGCGCGGCTGCTCGTCACCAAACCTAAGCTCCTGCTGCTGGACGAGCCCTATTCCAACCTCGACCTCATTCATACCCACATCCTCAAATCCGTGATCCGCGAACTGGGCGAGGCTTTCGGCATCACGAGCCTCCTCGTTTCCCACGATCCGGACGATGTATTGCCCTGGGCAGACCATCTCATCATTCTCCGCGACGGGCAATTCGTGCAACAGGGCAGTCCTGCGGAAGTATATAGCAAGCCCGCAGACGCATATGCAGCGGGGCTCCTGGGCGATTTTCAACTCTTTCCGCCCGAAAAGGCGAAAGTATTTGCCCTCATGCCGGGGATCGTCGTGAACGGGCGGCGCAGCCTGGTGGTGCGGCCGGAGCAATTCCGTTTCGCGAAAGACGGCAGCGAGGCCATCAAAGGTGTGGTGAAGGAGGTGATGTTCGGCGGCAGCTATCATGATGTGGTGGTGGAAGTGCCGGGAAACCTGCTCACCGTGCGCACTACCGCGCCGAAATACCAGAAGGGCGATGCCGTTTTCGTGGCATTGCCGTCGAAGGGGATTTGGTTCCTGCCTTCGTAA
- a CDS encoding SMP-30/gluconolactonase/LRE family protein, which yields MKLAAFFLLAALSANAQSDSLHLLVADGAKPVLISKQFKFTEGPAPDRKGNIYFTDQPNNTIWKYDTKGRLSLFSDKSGRANGLYVDKKGNILACADADNELWSFSPKGTHTVLMDNFEGKKLNGPNDLWIHPNGDIYFTDPYYQRNYWTRQKPEIEAMRVYRLPKGASAPVIVADDIVKPNGIVGTPDGKYLYVADIGGDKIYRYEISGDGKLANRILFTNKGGDGITLDERGNLYLCGNGVFIYNPQGQQIGHIDVPEKWTANACFGGRKRNILFLTASTAVYTVDMKVKGAE from the coding sequence ATGAAACTAGCCGCCTTTTTCTTACTGGCAGCCTTGTCTGCCAATGCCCAGTCCGATTCACTGCACCTGCTTGTGGCAGACGGCGCCAAGCCCGTGCTGATATCCAAACAGTTCAAATTCACGGAAGGCCCCGCGCCCGACCGGAAAGGCAATATCTACTTCACCGACCAGCCGAACAACACCATCTGGAAATACGACACCAAAGGCAGGCTCAGCCTCTTTTCCGACAAAAGCGGCCGCGCCAACGGGTTGTACGTCGATAAAAAAGGGAATATCCTCGCCTGCGCAGACGCAGACAACGAGCTTTGGTCGTTTTCCCCGAAAGGCACACATACCGTACTGATGGATAATTTCGAAGGGAAGAAACTGAACGGCCCCAACGATCTCTGGATCCATCCAAACGGCGATATCTATTTCACCGACCCCTACTATCAACGCAACTACTGGACCCGCCAAAAGCCCGAGATCGAAGCCATGCGCGTGTACCGGCTGCCCAAAGGCGCCAGCGCACCCGTTATCGTGGCAGACGATATCGTGAAACCCAACGGCATCGTGGGCACGCCAGACGGGAAGTACCTCTATGTTGCCGATATCGGCGGGGATAAAATTTACAGATATGAAATTTCGGGGGATGGGAAACTCGCCAACCGCATACTTTTCACCAATAAAGGCGGCGACGGCATCACGCTCGACGAGCGCGGGAACCTCTACCTCTGCGGCAACGGTGTATTCATCTACAACCCCCAAGGCCAGCAGATCGGGCATATCGACGTCCCTGAAAAATGGACCGCCAACGCCTGCTTCGGCGGCAGGAAAAGGAACATCCTTTTCCTCACCGCATCCACTGCGGTTTATACCGTTGACATGAAAGTTAAGGGAGCGGAATAA
- the trxA gene encoding thioredoxin — MSAFNDLIQSEQPVLVDFYADWCQPCHAMTPVIKEVAQAVEGKARVVKVNIDKNQQAASHFNVSAVPTFIIFRKGEVVWRHAGMIDKGSLLRQLQAASA, encoded by the coding sequence ATGAGCGCATTCAATGATCTCATCCAATCCGAACAGCCCGTACTGGTAGATTTCTACGCCGACTGGTGCCAGCCCTGCCACGCCATGACGCCCGTCATCAAGGAAGTGGCGCAGGCGGTGGAAGGCAAGGCGCGGGTCGTAAAAGTGAATATCGACAAGAACCAGCAGGCCGCCAGCCATTTCAACGTGAGCGCCGTGCCCACTTTCATCATTTTCCGGAAAGGGGAAGTAGTGTGGCGGCATGCGGGGATGATAGACAAAGGGAGCCTACTCCGCCAGTTGCAGGCAGCGTCTGCATAG
- a CDS encoding DsbA family protein yields MAKLTPPPGPQDHARGKEGAPVTLVEYGDFQCPHCGKAFPAVEDIVKKMGPGLRFIFRHFPLSESHAMAKPAAIAAEAAGRQGKFWEMHHGIFQNQAMLSVEALFAIAQHIGLDLEQFRNDIQDTALEDKVDADFESGVRSGVNGTPSFFINGHKYNGSYDEESLMASLTF; encoded by the coding sequence ATGGCAAAACTCACACCGCCGCCCGGCCCGCAAGATCATGCACGGGGAAAGGAAGGAGCGCCCGTTACGCTCGTGGAGTACGGCGATTTTCAATGTCCGCATTGCGGAAAGGCTTTTCCCGCAGTGGAAGACATCGTTAAAAAAATGGGGCCCGGTTTGCGGTTCATCTTCCGTCACTTCCCCCTTTCCGAATCCCACGCCATGGCCAAACCCGCAGCCATCGCCGCGGAAGCCGCAGGCCGGCAGGGGAAGTTCTGGGAAATGCATCACGGCATCTTCCAAAACCAGGCAATGTTATCCGTCGAAGCCCTCTTCGCCATCGCGCAACACATCGGCCTCGACCTCGAACAATTCCGGAACGACATCCAGGATACCGCATTGGAAGATAAAGTGGACGCGGATTTCGAAAGCGGCGTAAGAAGCGGCGTTAACGGTACGCCTTCGTTTTTCATCAACGGACACAAATACAACGGCAGCTATGACGAAGAATCGCTCATGGCTTCCCTCACTTTTTAA
- a CDS encoding redoxin domain-containing protein → MLSIGTPAPDFNLYSTPDQQYTLQDFQGKNLIVAFYPADWSPVCGDQMSLYNEMLQLFRKQNAAIVGVSVDSKWCHQAYTQARNLHFPLLADFEPKGAVAKAYEAYDDKEGQCHRALYVIDGNGIIRWNFLSPPAVNPGADGILDALEKIQAKKI, encoded by the coding sequence ATGTTATCGATCGGCACCCCGGCACCGGATTTTAATTTGTATTCAACACCCGACCAGCAGTATACGCTGCAAGACTTCCAGGGTAAGAACCTCATCGTAGCTTTCTACCCGGCAGACTGGAGCCCGGTTTGCGGCGACCAGATGTCGCTCTACAACGAAATGCTCCAGTTGTTCCGCAAGCAGAACGCGGCGATCGTAGGGGTTTCGGTAGACAGCAAGTGGTGCCACCAGGCCTACACCCAGGCGCGCAACCTGCACTTCCCGCTGCTGGCGGATTTTGAGCCGAAGGGAGCCGTCGCCAAAGCGTATGAGGCGTACGACGATAAGGAAGGCCAATGCCATCGCGCATTGTACGTGATCGACGGCAACGGCATCATCCGCTGGAACTTTTTATCGCCCCCTGCTGTTAATCCAGGTGCAGACGGGATTCTCGATGCACTGGAAAAAATTCAGGCTAAAAAAATATAA
- a CDS encoding AAA family ATPase: MDKIASLNAVLQHLKQKFVGKDDVIDLMGICLAGRENLFLLGPPGTAKSAIVRELSRLLHGPSFEYLLTRFTEPNELFGPFDIRRLREGELVTNTAGMLPEASLIFLDELLNANSAILNSLLMVLNERVFRRGRENRALPALMIVGASNHLPEDAALQALFDRFLLRVHCDYVEGSRLNEVLQAGWELESGATGEAPVITAEDVLHIQQMLPQVDLSPVRDAYINLIVKMRNAGIPLSDRRAVKLQRLVAASALLCHRKAAQVSDLWVLRYAWDTDEQREILAGIVDQLIGKEKLGAEAHPRALSAGVPDAEALHAEVMRMDDLWANPETTGAERAVIRDRLRLLNGRCEWIRNPEQQAFVRQPIEALWQKILQTV; the protein is encoded by the coding sequence ATGGATAAAATCGCATCCCTCAATGCTGTATTACAGCACCTCAAACAAAAATTCGTCGGAAAAGACGATGTGATCGATCTGATGGGCATTTGCCTCGCGGGACGCGAAAACCTGTTTCTGCTTGGCCCTCCCGGAACGGCGAAAAGCGCCATCGTCCGTGAATTGTCGCGCCTGCTGCACGGCCCCTCGTTCGAATATCTCCTGACAAGATTTACGGAGCCCAACGAACTGTTCGGCCCGTTCGATATCCGCCGCCTCCGCGAAGGCGAGCTCGTCACCAACACCGCCGGCATGCTGCCCGAAGCTTCGCTCATTTTCCTCGACGAGCTCCTCAATGCCAACAGCGCCATCCTCAATAGTCTGCTCATGGTGCTCAACGAAAGGGTGTTCCGCCGCGGCCGCGAAAACCGTGCCCTGCCGGCCCTCATGATCGTTGGTGCCAGCAATCACCTGCCCGAAGATGCGGCGTTGCAGGCGTTGTTCGACCGTTTCCTCCTGCGCGTGCATTGCGATTACGTGGAAGGATCGCGATTGAACGAAGTGCTCCAGGCCGGTTGGGAGCTGGAAAGCGGAGCCACCGGCGAAGCGCCCGTCATCACGGCGGAAGACGTGCTCCACATCCAGCAGATGCTGCCCCAAGTTGACCTTTCGCCCGTGCGCGATGCCTATATCAACCTCATCGTGAAAATGCGCAACGCCGGCATTCCGCTAAGCGACCGCCGCGCGGTGAAACTCCAGCGCCTGGTGGCCGCCAGTGCATTGCTCTGCCACCGCAAAGCGGCTCAGGTGTCTGACCTCTGGGTGCTGCGCTACGCCTGGGATACGGACGAGCAGCGCGAAATACTGGCGGGCATCGTAGACCAGCTGATCGGAAAGGAAAAGCTGGGAGCGGAAGCGCATCCCCGCGCCCTGTCGGCCGGCGTTCCCGATGCAGAGGCGCTGCACGCGGAAGTAATGCGGATGGACGACTTGTGGGCCAACCCGGAAACCACCGGCGCCGAGCGCGCCGTGATCCGCGACCGGTTGCGCCTGCTCAACGGCAGATGCGAATGGATCCGTAACCCCGAGCAGCAGGCGTTCGTTCGCCAGCCGATCGAGGCCCTGTGGCAGAAAATCCTGCAAACGGTATGA
- a CDS encoding acyl-CoA desaturase, with the protein MNTTITPNKKAGTNWLHEMDFIGMHLVPFLAFFTHVTAFDWILCAVLYFVRMFFVTGGYHRYFSHRSYKTSRFFQFLLACGAQSSFQKGVLWWAANHRVHHKHSDTPEDPHSAKIYGFWHAHIGWIMDKEHKETRYDLIKDMKHKELFWLNKYHFVPPLILAVVVYFIGNKVNGAGWFDWSAGLSTLFIGFFLSTILLFHGTFTINSLMHKWGKPRYKTGDESKNSLILALVTLGEGWHNNHHYYQRATRQGFYWWEIDITFYIIKMLGWFGLVWDIHGVPEKVRENNKVSV; encoded by the coding sequence ATGAATACCACCATTACTCCGAATAAGAAAGCGGGGACCAACTGGCTGCACGAGATGGACTTCATTGGGATGCACCTCGTGCCCTTTCTCGCCTTCTTCACGCATGTGACTGCTTTCGACTGGATTTTGTGCGCAGTGCTGTATTTCGTGCGCATGTTCTTCGTGACCGGCGGATATCACCGATACTTCTCGCACCGATCGTATAAAACTTCCCGTTTCTTCCAATTCCTGCTGGCTTGCGGCGCGCAGAGCAGCTTCCAGAAAGGGGTGTTATGGTGGGCTGCCAATCACCGCGTCCATCACAAACATTCCGATACCCCGGAAGACCCCCACTCCGCCAAGATCTACGGCTTCTGGCATGCCCATATCGGCTGGATCATGGACAAGGAACACAAGGAAACCCGCTACGATCTCATCAAGGATATGAAGCATAAAGAACTGTTCTGGCTCAATAAGTACCACTTCGTTCCGCCGCTGATCCTCGCTGTTGTCGTGTATTTCATCGGCAACAAAGTGAATGGCGCGGGTTGGTTCGACTGGTCGGCCGGGCTTTCCACGCTTTTCATCGGGTTCTTCCTCAGCACGATCCTGTTGTTCCACGGCACTTTCACCATCAACTCGCTTATGCACAAATGGGGCAAGCCCCGTTACAAAACCGGCGACGAATCCAAAAACAGCCTCATCCTCGCACTGGTGACCCTCGGCGAAGGCTGGCACAACAACCACCACTACTACCAGCGCGCTACGCGCCAGGGCTTCTATTGGTGGGAGATCGACATCACGTTTTACATCATCAAGATGCTCGGCTGGTTCGGCCTCGTGTGGGATATCCACGGGGTACCGGAAAAGGTGAGGGAAAACAATAAGGTTTCGGTATAG